A window of the Brassica napus cultivar Da-Ae chromosome C5, Da-Ae, whole genome shotgun sequence genome harbors these coding sequences:
- the LOC106401093 gene encoding chitinase-like protein 1 — MVTIRSVSVFILVLLAVSSLLLVANGEDKTIKVKKVKGKKVCTQGWECVWWSEYCCNQTISDYFQVYQFEQLFAKRNTPIAHAVGFWDYQSFITAAALFEPLGFGTTGGKLMGQKEMAAFLGHVASKTSCGYGVATGGPLAWGLCYNREMSPMQSYCDETWKYKYPCSPGAEYYGRGALPIYWNFNYGAAGDALKADLLNHPEYIEQNATLAFQAAIWRWMTPIKKAQPSAHDIFVGNWKPTKNDTLSKRGPTFGTTMNVLYGEYTCGQGDIEPMSNIVSHYLYFLDLLGIGREDAGPNDELSCAEQKAFNPATAPSTSPS, encoded by the exons ATGGTGACGATCCGGAGCGTTTCAGTCTTTATCCTTGTTCTGCTGGCTGTGTCAAGTCTTCTTTTGGTTGCAAATGGGGAAGACAAGACGATTAAAGTGAAGAAAGTGAAGGGGAAGAAAGTGTGCACGCAAGGGTGGGAATGTGTCTGGTGGTCTGAGTACTGCTGTAACCAGACCATATCAGATTACTTTCAGGTTTACCAGTTTGAGCAGCTCTTCGCCAAAAGAAACACTCCCATAGCTCATGCTGTTGGTTTCTGGGACTACCAGTCCTTCATCACCGCCGCTGCTCTCTTCGAGCCTCTCGGGTTTGGTACCACTGGTGGAAAGCTCATGGGACAGAAAGAAATGGCTGCGTTTCTCGGTCATGTCGCCAGCAAAACCTCCT GTGGATACGGAGTTGCGACAGGAGGGCCTTTAGCTTGGGGTCTGTGCTATAACAGGGAGATGAGTCCAATGCAATCTTACTGTGACGAGACATGGAAATACAAGTACCCTTGCAGCCCTGGAGCTGAGTACTACGGACGTGGTGCTTTACCCATCTACTG GAACTTCAACTACGGTGCAGCTGGGGATGCTCTAAAAGCCGATCTCTTGAACCACCCCGAGTACATCGAGCAGAACGCGACGCTTGCCTTCCAAGCTGCAATCTGGAGATGGATGACACCGATCAAGAAAGCTCAGCCGTCAGCTCACGACATCTTTGTTGGGAACTGGAAGCCGACAAAGAATGATACTTTGTCCAAACGTGGCCCGACTTTTGGTACCACGATGAACGTCTTGTACGGTGAGTACACATGTGGTCAAGGTGACATTGAGCCAATGAGCAACATAGTCTCGCACTACTTGTACTTCCTCGACCTCTTGGGTATTGGAAGGGAAGACGCGGGGCCAAACGATGAGCTCAGCTGCGCTGAGCAGAAGGCATTTAACCCTGCAACTGCACCTTCTACTTCCCCTTCGTAA
- the LOC106401767 gene encoding INO80 complex subunit D-like, protein MASASKQNPSSSKPPRHPFTASASIPTKSGVGEESQFRNPNPSSILLPSPSNSPISMSVEDQILGLSTHLTRPELLRRRSHNLKQLAKCYRDHYWALMEDLKAQHREYYWKYGVSPFKEDNHHQNKRRRIDGGEVAALEGSGDNDNGVKSDPSLKGNCVACGSGSKSKAMPLTNYCQLHILSDKKQKLYTCCTFVNKRAQSKAITCPKPTLASTVPALCNAHFQKAQKDVAKALKDAGHSVSSANKPSPKLHDIIAAFVHHIQAKRKNPRRESKLRSSVKEEITS, encoded by the exons ATGGCGTCTGCTTCGAAGCAAAATCCTTCCTCTTCGAAACCTCCCAGACACCCGTTCACCGCTTCTGCCTCAATCCCCACGAAATCCGGCGTCGGGGAAGAATCTCAATTTcgaaaccctaaccctagctcAATCCTCTTACCGTCTCCGTCGAATTCACCGATTTCGATGTCAGTCGAAGATCAGATCCTCGGACTCTCCACTCACCTAACCCGACCCGAGCTTCTCCGGCGCCGATCGCACAACCTGAAGCAGCTGGCTAAATGCTACAGAGACCATTACTGGGCCTTGATGGAGGATCTCAAGGCCCAACACAGAGAGTATTACTGGAAGTACGGTGTTAGCCCTTTCAAAGAAGATAATCACCACCAAAACAAGAGGCGTAGGATTGATGGGGGTGAAGTCGCAGCCCTCGAAGGTAGCGGAGACAACGACAACGGCGTTAAGAGTGACCCGAGTCTGAAAGGAAACTGTGTTGCTTGTGGTAGTGGAAGCAAGTCAAAGGCAATGCCACTTACTAATTACTGTCAGCTTCATATCCTGTCGGATAAAAAACAGAAGCTTTACACTTGTTGTACTTTCGTCAACAAAAG AGCTCAGTCAAAAGCAATCACGTGTCCAAAGCCAACGCTTGCGTCGACGGTGCCTGCATTGTGTAACGCGCACTTCCAGAAAGCTCAAAAGGATGTTGCCAAGGCTTTGAAAGATGCTGGTCATAGTGTTTCTTCTGCGAACAAGCCTTCACCCAAACTACATGATATTATAGCCGCGTTTGTGCATCATATTCAAGCGAAGAGAAAGAATCCAAGGAGAGAGAGCAAACTAAGAAGCTCGGTCAAAGAAGAAATTACAAGCTAA
- the BNAC05G04010D gene encoding uncharacterized protein BNAC05G04010D, with the protein MSSVRYKSSDPSQCTPVIASERIESRKKLEKKKKSHVLLEGYVESLATLDNNNQDDLTRSKSLTDDDLEDLKGCLDLGFGFSYDEIPELCSTLPALELCYSMSQRFSDDNNKSSPENSSVDDSPAPPIANWKISSPGDNPDDVKARLKYWAQAVACTVQLCS; encoded by the exons ATGAGTTCTGTTCGCTACAAATCATCAGATCCATCGCAATGCACACCTGTCATTGCTTCCGAACGCATCGAGAGTAggaagaagctggagaagaagaagaagagccacGTGTTGCTAGAAGGCTACGTGGAGAGTCTCGCCACGCTGGATAATAATAACCAAGACGATCTGACGAGATCCAAGAGCTTGACCGACGACGATCTCGAAGATCTCAAAGGTTGTCTAGATCTAGGCTTTGGTTTCAGCTACGACGAGATCCCTGAGCTCTGCAGCACTCTACCTGCTCTAGAGCTTTGCTACTCCATGAGCCAGAGATTCTCTGACGACAACAACAAGTCATCGCCGGAAAATTCGTCGGTTGACGATTCTCCGGCGCCTCCGATTGCCAACTGGAAAATATCTAGCCCCG GTGATAATCCGGATGATGTGAAAGCTAGGCTCAAGTACTGGGCACAAGCCGTTGCCTGTACTGTCCAGTTGTGCAGCTGA
- the LOC106397455 gene encoding probable E3 ubiquitin-protein ligase ARI12 isoform X1, with protein MDDSDIKRLGEILITAEEEEELNTPDEHDHTETSTHQSYVTILKEGDIRSRMKEEIQRVSNTYSISKDDATLLLAHFRWDDIELHKNWSDNAKTVRESVGIFELERPLDLPSDDKNFYCGICFKIHSLERSASVSCGHRVCKFCWRSHINKRINEIADVDWYGTLKCPYCPASFGWDMIESFACEEEKTKYYRYLFRSYVEGSKVIKCCPAKGRSCDVHLTPGSGNFDVLCLCLLSFCWNCSQDTHSPMDCESAAKWLRMNSSDYQDPNWVRENTVPCPRCKLRIRENQDWSLKMRCFPPCNYDFCWRCRGQWTEHGLDLYTCTHDEVSYEETVFGNMAEYAAGRYKDCHEKWMSNESLMQKAKAKLQQLHTDVIPDLSNKQLATVQQLEFIAEAWSQIMECRRVLKWTYAYEYYLGEDQVEKQAFLKLKQDNAEIPLEKLNYHAENQLNMLLDSDGPSENFNRFRSDLTDSTRITRNHYELLVRDLEDGLSNVVGASTSQRARNEDDASGSSSIHDDLF; from the exons ATGGATGATTCAGATATCAAAAGGCTGGGCGAGATCCTTATTAcagcggaggaggaggaggagttgAATACACCTGATGAACATGATCACACCGAAACATCTACCCACCAGAGTTATGTAACCATTCTGAAAGAAGGAGATATCCGAAGTCGTATGAAAGAAGAGATCCAACGTGTTTCAAATACTTACTCAATCTCCAAAGACGACGCCACACTTCTGCTAGCCCACTTTCGCTG GGATGATATTGAACTTCATAAGAACTGGTCTGATAACGCTAAAACTGTTAGAGAAAGCGTCGGAATATTTGAGTTGGAGAGACCACTTGATTTACCTTCTGACGACAAAAAT TTCTATTGCGGAATCTGCTTCAAAATACACTCACTTGAGAGGTCTGCATCGGTCTCATGTGGCCATCGTGTATGCAAGTTCTGCTGGAGAA GTCATATCAACAAAAGAATCAATGAGATTGCAGATGTTGACTGGTATGGGACATTAAAATGTCCATATTGTCCAGCTTCCTTTGGTTGGGACATGATAGAGAGTTTTGCTTGCGAGGAAGAGAAAACTAAGTACTATCGATATCTCTTTAGATCTTACGTTGAAGGCAGCAAAGTG ATAAAATGTTGTCCTGCTAAGGGGCGTAGCTGCGATGTTCATCTTACTCCTGGTTCCGGAAACTTTGATGTCTTATGTCTCTGCCTGCTTAGTTTCTGTTGGAAT TGCAGCCAGGACACTCACAGTCCAATGGACTGTGAATCAGCTGCAAAATGGTTAAGAATGAACAGTTCTGATTACCAAGACCCCAACTG GGTACGAGAGAACACGGTGCCTTGCCCTAGGTGTAAGCTAAGGATCAGAGAAAATCAAGATTGGTCACTGAAGATGAGATGCTTTCCACCTTGCAACTATGACTTCTGTTG GCGCTGCCGTGGTCAATGGACTGAACATGGCTTAGATTTATACACTTGTACCCATGATGAGGTCTCG TATGAAGAGACTGTTTTTGGGAATATGGCAGAATATGCTGCAGGTAGATACAAAGACTGTCATGAAAAGTGGATGAGTAATGAATCG TTGATGCAAAAGGCAAAAGCAAAACTCCAGCAACTACACACTGATGTT ATTCCGGATTTGAGTAACAAACAGTTAGCAACTGTACAGCAGCTTGAGTTCATTGCGGAAGCTTGGTCTCAG ATCATGGAATGTAGAAGGGTCCTGAAATGGACTTATGCTTATGAGTATTACCTAGGAGAGGACCAGGTCGAAAAGCAAGCTTTCTTGAAGCTTAAGCAAG ACAATGCAGAGATTCCTCTGGAGAAGCTCAATTACCATGCAGAGAATCAACTGAATATGTTGCTTGACTCAGATGGACCATCAGAGAATTTTAATAGATTCCGCAGCGATTTAActgactcaactag AATAACGAGAAATCACTACGAGCTTCTTGTAAGAGATCTTGAAGATGGCTTAAGTAATGTTGTCGGTGCTTCAACGTCGCAAAGGGCACGTAACGAGGATGATGCTAGTGGTTCGAGCAGTATACATgatgatttattttaa
- the LOC106397455 gene encoding probable E3 ubiquitin-protein ligase ARI12 isoform X2 → MDDSDIKRLGEILITAEEEEELNTPDEHDHTETSTHQSYVTILKEGDIRSRMKEEIQRVSNTYSISKDDATLLLAHFRWDDIELHKNWSDNAKTVRESVGIFELERPLDLPSDDKNFYCGICFKIHSLERSASVSCGHRVCKFCWRSHINKRINEIADVDWYGTLKCPYCPASFGWDMIESFACEEEKTKYYRYLFRSYVEGSKVIKCCPAKGRSCDVHLTPGSGNFDVLCLCLLSFCWNCSQDTHSPMDCESAAKWLRMNSSDYQDPNWVRENTVPCPRCKLRIRENQDWSLKMRCFPPCNYDFCWRCRGQWTEHGLDLYTCTHDEYEETVFGNMAEYAAGRYKDCHEKWMSNESLMQKAKAKLQQLHTDVIPDLSNKQLATVQQLEFIAEAWSQIMECRRVLKWTYAYEYYLGEDQVEKQAFLKLKQDNAEIPLEKLNYHAENQLNMLLDSDGPSENFNRFRSDLTDSTRITRNHYELLVRDLEDGLSNVVGASTSQRARNEDDASGSSSIHDDLF, encoded by the exons ATGGATGATTCAGATATCAAAAGGCTGGGCGAGATCCTTATTAcagcggaggaggaggaggagttgAATACACCTGATGAACATGATCACACCGAAACATCTACCCACCAGAGTTATGTAACCATTCTGAAAGAAGGAGATATCCGAAGTCGTATGAAAGAAGAGATCCAACGTGTTTCAAATACTTACTCAATCTCCAAAGACGACGCCACACTTCTGCTAGCCCACTTTCGCTG GGATGATATTGAACTTCATAAGAACTGGTCTGATAACGCTAAAACTGTTAGAGAAAGCGTCGGAATATTTGAGTTGGAGAGACCACTTGATTTACCTTCTGACGACAAAAAT TTCTATTGCGGAATCTGCTTCAAAATACACTCACTTGAGAGGTCTGCATCGGTCTCATGTGGCCATCGTGTATGCAAGTTCTGCTGGAGAA GTCATATCAACAAAAGAATCAATGAGATTGCAGATGTTGACTGGTATGGGACATTAAAATGTCCATATTGTCCAGCTTCCTTTGGTTGGGACATGATAGAGAGTTTTGCTTGCGAGGAAGAGAAAACTAAGTACTATCGATATCTCTTTAGATCTTACGTTGAAGGCAGCAAAGTG ATAAAATGTTGTCCTGCTAAGGGGCGTAGCTGCGATGTTCATCTTACTCCTGGTTCCGGAAACTTTGATGTCTTATGTCTCTGCCTGCTTAGTTTCTGTTGGAAT TGCAGCCAGGACACTCACAGTCCAATGGACTGTGAATCAGCTGCAAAATGGTTAAGAATGAACAGTTCTGATTACCAAGACCCCAACTG GGTACGAGAGAACACGGTGCCTTGCCCTAGGTGTAAGCTAAGGATCAGAGAAAATCAAGATTGGTCACTGAAGATGAGATGCTTTCCACCTTGCAACTATGACTTCTGTTG GCGCTGCCGTGGTCAATGGACTGAACATGGCTTAGATTTATACACTTGTACCCATGATGAG TATGAAGAGACTGTTTTTGGGAATATGGCAGAATATGCTGCAGGTAGATACAAAGACTGTCATGAAAAGTGGATGAGTAATGAATCG TTGATGCAAAAGGCAAAAGCAAAACTCCAGCAACTACACACTGATGTT ATTCCGGATTTGAGTAACAAACAGTTAGCAACTGTACAGCAGCTTGAGTTCATTGCGGAAGCTTGGTCTCAG ATCATGGAATGTAGAAGGGTCCTGAAATGGACTTATGCTTATGAGTATTACCTAGGAGAGGACCAGGTCGAAAAGCAAGCTTTCTTGAAGCTTAAGCAAG ACAATGCAGAGATTCCTCTGGAGAAGCTCAATTACCATGCAGAGAATCAACTGAATATGTTGCTTGACTCAGATGGACCATCAGAGAATTTTAATAGATTCCGCAGCGATTTAActgactcaactag AATAACGAGAAATCACTACGAGCTTCTTGTAAGAGATCTTGAAGATGGCTTAAGTAATGTTGTCGGTGCTTCAACGTCGCAAAGGGCACGTAACGAGGATGATGCTAGTGGTTCGAGCAGTATACATgatgatttattttaa
- the LOC106397456 gene encoding 1-aminocyclopropane-1-carboxylate oxidase homolog 2-like codes for METTKFGSFDRASELRAFDETKTGVKGLVNAGITHLPRIFHESPSNLANPKPPSTDLLHLTTIPTIDLGGRVFEDEAKRKNTVDGVRDAAEKWGFFQVINHGVRGGLTSKPPEVKKQYYSRDFRREFVYTSNFDLYTSSAASWRDTFSCYMAPNPPKPQDLPAICRDVMLEYTKQVVSLGEFLFELLSEALGLNPNHLKEIDCPKGLRMLCHYYPPCPEPDLTLGASKHSDSSFLTVLLSNQIKGLQVLREGYWFDVPPAPGALIINLGDLLQLITNDKFISSEHRVLANRATGARVSVACFFTTGIRPNPRTYGPIRELVSEDNPPKYREITVKEFAAHRSAKGHDGTSDLLHFKI; via the exons ATGGAGACGACCAAGTTTGGTTCATTCGATCGTGCCAGCGAGCTTAGAGCTTTCGACGAGACAAAGACAGGTGTTAAAGGACTCGTCAACGCCGGAATAACACATCTCCCACGAATCTTCCACGAATCACCTTCCAACTTAGCAAACCCCAAGCCGCCTTCCACCGACTTGCTACATCTCACGACGATTCCAACGATAGATCTTGGAGGACGAGTCTTTGAGGACGAGGCTAAGCGCAAGAATACAGTTGATGGGGTTAGAGATGCAGCAGAGAAGTGGGGGTTCTTCCAGGTGATCAACCATGGAGTTCGTGGGGGTTTAACGAGCAAACCCCCTGAAGTGAAGAAACAATACTACAGCCGAGATTTCAGGAGAGAGTTTGTGTATACAAGTAACTTCGATCTCTACACTTCATCAGCTGCAAGTTGGAGAGACACTTTCTCTTGTTACATGGCTCCAAATCCTCCAAAACCACAAGATCTGCCAGCGATTTGTAG GGATGTTATGTTGGAGTACACAAAGCAAGTGGTGAGTCTAGGGGAGTTTCTATTTGAGCTTTTATCAGAAGCTCTAGGGTTGAACCCTAATCACCTCAAGGAGATTGATTGCCCCAAGGGCTTGCGCATGCTTTGCCATTACTACCCACCCTGTCCTGAGCCTGACCTAACTTTAGGCGCAAGTAAGCACAGCGACAGCTCTTTTCTTACCGTCCTTCTTTCGAATCAAATCAAAGGGCTTCAAGTTCTCCGCGAAGGGTACTGGTTCGATGTTCCTCCTGCTCCTGGTGCACTCATCATCAACCTCGGAGACCTTCTCCAG CTTATAACAAACGACAAGTTCATTAGTTCGGAGCATAGAGTCTTGGCTAACAGAGCCACAGGAGCTAGAGTCTCGGTCGCATGTTTCTTCACAACCGGCATTAGACCGAATCCTCGAACTTACGGACCAATAAGAGAGCTTGTGTCTGAAGATAACCCTCCAAAGTACAGAGAGATAACCGTTAAGGAGTTCGCTGCTCACCGCAGTGCCAAAGGACATGACGGAACCTCTGATTTGctccattttaaaatatga